One Nocardia iowensis DNA window includes the following coding sequences:
- a CDS encoding molybdenum cofactor biosynthesis protein MoaE, with protein sequence MTTTEPTVQLARITDQPLDAAEVEAAVSGPHYGAVVVFTGKVRDHDGGQAVSALEYSAHPAAERFLHKVCDELAASAGLPVAAVHRVGALTIGDDAIVVAVAAAHRAEAFTTCAELVDRIKHEVPIWKRQLFADGLSEWVNACG encoded by the coding sequence ATGACAACAACTGAACCCACCGTCCAACTTGCCCGAATCACCGACCAACCGCTCGACGCCGCCGAAGTCGAAGCGGCGGTGAGCGGACCGCACTACGGCGCCGTCGTGGTGTTCACCGGCAAAGTCCGTGACCACGATGGCGGACAGGCGGTTTCCGCGTTGGAGTACTCGGCGCACCCTGCCGCCGAGCGCTTCCTGCACAAGGTCTGCGACGAGCTGGCCGCATCCGCCGGCCTACCGGTCGCCGCCGTGCACCGGGTCGGCGCGCTGACCATCGGTGACGACGCGATCGTGGTCGCGGTCGCCGCCGCGCATCGCGCGGAGGCCTTCACCACTTGCGCCGAATTGGTGGACCGGATCAAGCATGAGGTGCCGATCTGGAAGCGTCAGCTGTTCGCCGACGGATTGTCCGAATGGGTGAACGCCTGCGGTTAA
- a CDS encoding AraC family transcriptional regulator yields the protein MGTDQVLLHRFVISQLSAAGLDRDRLIRETGLPEWTMAGDDVHLPSHTFSRLWELGEHGLGDPDVSLNVARRYRLPSLGLYDYLFSTAPTLGAGLATCGPYVTAVTTNHRFDLVAENDDEVTLYLDMIRGEGRGRDLTQLWGLAAVLSRARRVVREPVVPLRVSLRQQAPATTATFIEVFGTTAIEFDAPVDAMVFRAADMELPLTTSDPTLAAILQPLAEALPPPPPLATAWPERVAGALADALETGEVSLDRVARRLATSPRTLQRRLMEAGTTWRREVDRARTARLSEATSAGPLSRSRQAELLGYSDAGSMRRAARRWSLAAHARQAAQFD from the coding sequence ATGGGCACCGACCAGGTTTTGCTGCACCGGTTCGTCATCTCTCAACTCAGCGCGGCCGGGCTCGACCGGGATCGACTGATCCGCGAGACCGGCCTGCCCGAGTGGACGATGGCCGGTGACGACGTGCATCTGCCGAGCCACACCTTCTCCCGGCTGTGGGAACTCGGCGAGCACGGGCTCGGCGATCCGGACGTCTCGCTGAATGTGGCCCGGCGCTACCGACTTCCGTCCCTCGGCCTGTACGACTATCTGTTCTCCACCGCGCCGACGCTCGGCGCGGGCCTGGCGACCTGCGGGCCGTACGTCACCGCGGTCACCACCAATCACCGCTTCGACCTGGTCGCCGAGAACGACGACGAAGTGACCCTCTACCTCGACATGATCCGAGGCGAGGGTCGCGGCCGCGACCTCACCCAGCTGTGGGGCTTGGCCGCCGTGCTCAGCCGAGCGCGCCGGGTGGTGCGTGAACCTGTTGTCCCGCTGCGGGTTTCACTGCGCCAGCAGGCACCGGCCACGACGGCGACGTTCATCGAGGTATTCGGCACCACCGCCATCGAGTTCGACGCGCCGGTGGACGCGATGGTGTTCCGCGCTGCCGACATGGAACTGCCGCTGACCACCAGCGATCCGACGCTCGCCGCGATACTGCAACCACTCGCCGAGGCATTGCCGCCACCGCCGCCGCTGGCCACCGCGTGGCCGGAACGGGTCGCAGGCGCGTTGGCCGACGCGCTGGAGACCGGCGAAGTCTCGCTGGATCGAGTGGCGCGCAGGCTGGCCACCAGTCCGCGCACGCTGCAACGCCGGTTGATGGAGGCGGGCACCACGTGGCGGCGGGAAGTGGATCGGGCGCGCACGGCACGGCTGAGCGAAGCGACATCCGCGGGGCCGTTGAGCCGATCGCGCCAAGCCGAACTGCTCGGATACTCGGACGCGGGCTCGATGCGACGCGCGGCGCGACGCTGGTCCCTCGCCGCACACGCCCGGCAAGCCGCCCAGTTCGACTAA
- a CDS encoding CobW family GTP-binding protein: MVVGVADRIPVVIVAGFLGSGKTTLLNHLLRNSRGTRIGVVVNDFGAINIDSMLVAGQVDAMVSLGNGCVCCAVDVSELNDMFTRLAQPRAKIDVIVVEASGLAEPRNLIRMVVGSDNPRIRYGGLVEVVDAEQFPASSARHPELTTHLRLADLVVVNKADRVPAAQLTALRQDIAELVGQVPVYATTHGRLEPGLLFDEPLRETPRVAEQLSFDALLDHEHDHDHAEHRHLHDDYLTVSFTSERELDPRRLIAFLEDPPPGLFRAKGFVAFAVADERRKFVLHLVGRHLVFAPENWARGESRTTRLVLIGAGLDAELALKRLQDTAHLADDPLDPQAMLGVWRYTPH, from the coding sequence ATGGTGGTCGGCGTGGCTGACCGGATTCCTGTTGTGATCGTCGCGGGGTTTCTCGGTTCCGGGAAAACAACCCTGCTCAACCACCTGTTGCGGAATAGCCGCGGCACCCGGATCGGTGTGGTCGTCAACGACTTCGGCGCGATCAATATCGACTCGATGCTGGTTGCCGGGCAGGTCGACGCCATGGTCTCGCTCGGCAACGGTTGCGTCTGCTGCGCCGTCGATGTCAGCGAACTGAATGACATGTTCACTCGGCTCGCGCAGCCGCGCGCCAAGATCGATGTGATCGTGGTGGAGGCAAGCGGACTTGCCGAGCCGCGCAACCTCATCCGCATGGTGGTCGGCAGCGACAATCCGCGCATCCGCTACGGCGGGCTGGTCGAGGTGGTCGACGCCGAGCAGTTCCCCGCGAGCAGCGCGCGCCATCCCGAGCTGACCACCCATCTGCGGCTGGCCGACTTAGTGGTGGTCAACAAGGCCGACCGGGTGCCCGCCGCGCAGCTGACCGCGCTGCGGCAGGACATCGCGGAACTGGTCGGGCAGGTGCCGGTATACGCGACCACGCACGGTCGCCTGGAGCCCGGCCTGCTGTTCGACGAACCGTTGCGTGAAACACCCCGGGTCGCTGAGCAATTGAGCTTCGACGCGTTGCTCGATCACGAGCACGACCACGACCATGCCGAGCACCGGCACCTGCACGACGACTACCTCACCGTCTCCTTCACCAGCGAGCGCGAACTGGATCCGCGCAGGCTGATCGCCTTTCTGGAAGACCCGCCGCCCGGCCTGTTCCGCGCCAAGGGCTTTGTCGCGTTCGCCGTCGCGGACGAGCGCCGCAAGTTCGTCCTGCACCTGGTCGGCCGCCACCTCGTGTTCGCGCCGGAGAACTGGGCGCGCGGCGAATCCCGCACCACCCGACTGGTTCTCATCGGCGCGGGGCTGGATGCCGAGCTGGCGCTGAAACGGTTGCAGGACACCGCGCACCTCGCCGACGATCCGCTCGATCCGCAGGCCATGCTCGGCGTCTGGCGCTACACACCGCACTGA
- a CDS encoding N-acetylmuramoyl-L-alanine amidase: MKPSIIRAGICSAVTAAVTVTLSGLVPVTATAGPAQPEMANKLAGKIVFLDPGHQGQGHGENLAKQVSDGRGGTKACQTTGMTTVHGVPEHTINWNVAQLVKTSLEGLGAQVVLSRQDDQGWGGCIDERARAANESGAAVAVSIHADSAPADQRGFHLIVPELPIPDPTINAIQSTAGLAASTAMRDAYLGAGFVPAKYASPDGLQPRKDIAGPALTAVPAVFLEMGNGANADDAALLESQEGQLKHAIAITTGLVGFLLGPQSVTPELASDQPAAAPVPQPQPAATEPSAGAPAPQPSSAEPLVGVPAPHSASTEPSAGAPAPQPSSAEPLVGVPAPHSASTEPLAGVPAPQPSSAEPLVGVPAPQTSPTEPLVGVPAPQTSPTEPLVEVPAPQTSPTEPLALEPAPQPSSTDPLVGVPAPQPSSTDPLVGVPDPQPASTEPPVGVPAQLPASTQPPGGAPAPTAPQVQTAPQVQAAPNSPQAQTAPGVAPWPGTQQSPYTQQTPNTPGTQQTPNIPGTQQSPSTTDTADMAALRETVGMVLTLLVPLARALGLDNNMVTAELINLAYTLAAKFLSPAK, encoded by the coding sequence ATGAAGCCAAGCATCATCAGGGCCGGAATCTGTTCCGCCGTCACGGCCGCGGTCACGGTGACGCTGTCCGGATTGGTCCCGGTCACCGCCACAGCCGGTCCGGCGCAGCCGGAAATGGCAAACAAGCTCGCGGGCAAGATCGTGTTCCTCGATCCGGGCCATCAGGGCCAAGGGCACGGCGAAAACCTGGCCAAGCAGGTCAGCGATGGCCGCGGCGGCACGAAGGCCTGCCAGACCACCGGCATGACCACGGTGCACGGCGTCCCCGAGCACACCATCAACTGGAATGTTGCGCAGCTGGTGAAGACCTCGCTGGAAGGTCTCGGCGCGCAGGTGGTGCTGAGCCGCCAGGACGATCAGGGCTGGGGCGGCTGCATCGATGAGCGCGCCAGGGCCGCCAACGAGTCCGGTGCGGCCGTCGCGGTGAGCATCCACGCCGACAGCGCGCCCGCCGACCAGCGCGGCTTTCACCTGATCGTGCCCGAACTGCCGATCCCCGATCCGACCATCAACGCCATCCAGTCCACCGCGGGATTGGCCGCATCGACGGCGATGCGCGACGCCTATCTGGGGGCGGGTTTCGTCCCGGCGAAGTACGCCAGCCCGGATGGTCTGCAGCCGCGCAAGGACATCGCCGGGCCCGCGCTCACCGCGGTGCCCGCTGTGTTCCTGGAGATGGGCAACGGCGCCAACGCCGACGACGCCGCACTCTTGGAAAGCCAGGAAGGTCAGCTGAAGCACGCCATCGCCATCACCACCGGCTTGGTGGGCTTCCTGCTCGGCCCGCAGTCGGTTACGCCGGAGCTGGCGAGCGACCAGCCTGCCGCGGCGCCCGTGCCGCAGCCGCAGCCTGCTGCGACCGAGCCGTCGGCAGGGGCACCGGCCCCGCAGCCTTCTTCGGCCGAGCCGCTGGTCGGGGTTCCGGCACCGCATTCGGCGTCGACCGAGCCGTCGGCAGGGGCACCGGCCCCGCAGCCTTCTTCGGCCGAGCCGCTGGTCGGGGTTCCGGCACCGCATTCGGCGTCGACCGAGCCGTTGGCGGGGGTTCCGGCCCCGCAGCCTTCTTCGGCCGAGCCGCTGGTCGGGGTTCCGGCACCGCAGACTTCTCCGACCGAGCCGCTGGTCGGGGTTCCGGCACCGCAGACTTCTCCGACCGAGCCGCTGGTCGAGGTTCCGGCACCGCAGACTTCTCCGACCGAGCCGTTGGCGTTGGAACCGGCGCCGCAGCCTTCTTCAACCGATCCGCTGGTTGGGGTTCCGGCACCGCAGCCTTCCTCGACCGACCCACTGGTCGGCGTACCGGACCCGCAGCCCGCCTCGACCGAACCGCCCGTCGGCGTTCCGGCACAGCTGCCCGCGTCTACCCAACCACCGGGCGGCGCACCGGCACCGACCGCACCTCAGGTGCAGACCGCGCCTCAGGTGCAGGCGGCACCGAATTCGCCGCAAGCGCAGACCGCGCCGGGCGTCGCGCCGTGGCCGGGCACGCAGCAGTCCCCGTACACGCAGCAGACACCGAACACGCCGGGCACGCAACAGACACCGAACATCCCGGGCACGCAACAGTCCCCGAGCACCACTGACACCGCTGACATGGCAGCCCTCCGCGAGACGGTCGGCATGGTCCTGACCCTGCTGGTTCCGTTGGCCAGGGCGCTCGGCCTGGACAACAACATGGTCACCGCGGAGCTGATCAACCTCGCCTACACCCTGGCGGCCAAGTTCCTCAGCCCCGCCAAGTAG
- a CDS encoding sigma-70 family RNA polymerase sigma factor, with amino-acid sequence MLASERVLLHWRVRRALSDSGLAEQAVQESLLRAWRSCAFFDKTKGSVRTWLLAILRNVIIDMVRARAARPGDIGWDEVGELADIRYAHPDFTDGLIDGLLVAELLSRLPGPQREAVVEVILRDRGYQEVADDIGVPVGTVKTRVHYGLRSLRRLPRGA; translated from the coding sequence GTGCTGGCGTCCGAGCGGGTGCTGCTGCATTGGCGGGTACGGCGTGCGCTGAGTGATAGCGGGCTGGCCGAGCAGGCAGTGCAGGAGTCGCTGCTGCGGGCCTGGCGTTCGTGCGCGTTCTTCGACAAGACCAAGGGCAGCGTCCGGACTTGGCTGCTGGCGATCCTGCGTAACGTCATTATCGACATGGTCCGAGCGCGGGCCGCCCGGCCGGGGGACATCGGTTGGGACGAGGTCGGGGAGCTCGCCGACATCCGCTACGCGCACCCCGATTTCACGGACGGTCTGATCGACGGACTGCTGGTTGCGGAGTTGCTGTCGCGTCTGCCGGGTCCGCAGCGCGAGGCCGTGGTCGAGGTGATCCTCCGGGACCGCGGGTATCAGGAGGTGGCCGACGACATCGGTGTCCCGGTCGGGACGGTGAAGACGAGGGTGCATTACGGCCTGCGTTCGCTGCGCAGGCTGCCGCGCGGCGCCTGA
- a CDS encoding SDR family oxidoreductase, whose translation MTRTKILITGASAGLGAAMARDFASKGRDLALCARRLGALESLRDELVAAHPGITVAVRALDVDEHQSVPRAFGELRDELGGLDRVIVNAGLGKGAVIGSGRADANLATATTNFVSALAQAEAALEIFRAQNAGHLVLVSSMSAVRGLPGKKAAYSASKAGLAALGQALTTELAKSPIAVTTLLPGFIATDMAAKAGDARIVAPLDKGVAAMVGAIEKEQKRACVPAWPWRLIDLVLPHLPGALVSHMG comes from the coding sequence ATGACGAGGACCAAGATTCTGATCACCGGCGCGAGCGCGGGCCTCGGCGCCGCCATGGCCCGCGACTTCGCAAGCAAGGGCCGCGATCTCGCGTTGTGTGCCCGGCGACTCGGAGCGCTCGAATCGCTGCGCGACGAACTCGTCGCCGCCCATCCCGGCATCACCGTCGCGGTCCGCGCGCTCGACGTCGACGAGCACCAGTCGGTACCGCGGGCATTCGGCGAGTTGCGCGACGAACTCGGCGGGCTGGACCGGGTCATCGTCAACGCGGGCCTCGGCAAGGGCGCGGTAATCGGCAGCGGGCGAGCCGACGCCAATCTGGCCACGGCGACGACGAACTTCGTCAGCGCCCTCGCGCAGGCCGAAGCCGCGCTGGAAATCTTTCGCGCACAGAATGCGGGCCATCTGGTGCTGGTGTCCTCGATGAGCGCGGTGCGCGGACTGCCGGGCAAGAAGGCCGCCTACTCGGCGAGCAAGGCGGGTCTCGCCGCCCTCGGACAGGCGCTCACCACTGAACTGGCGAAGTCACCGATCGCGGTCACCACGCTGCTGCCCGGATTCATCGCCACCGACATGGCGGCCAAGGCGGGCGATGCGCGCATAGTGGCGCCACTGGACAAGGGCGTCGCCGCGATGGTCGGTGCGATCGAGAAAGAGCAGAAGCGGGCATGTGTGCCCGCGTGGCCGTGGCGGCTCATCGATCTGGTGCTGCCACATTTGCCAGGCGCGCTCGTCTCTCACATGGGCTGA
- a CDS encoding MFS transporter, which yields MSTVLTSPPTPVRTPLTGWLAVVSVTIGIFAIVTTEILPIGLLTSIGADFTVSDGMAGLMMTMPGLVAAVAAPVATVATGRIDRRVMLCLFMFLLVLANALVAVAPAYWVVLVSRVLVGVAVGGFWSIAAGLAERLVPAASVRRANAVIFSSVPLGSVLGVPAGTLLGEIAGWRTTFVVVGVVTAVVLGMLVAFLPPLPARQVTRASVLRGLLRGGTTRFALLATFLVVLAHFGAYTYVTPFLEQVTKLGPGMVTLLLLIYGAAGILGNFLGGAMIERRPHATFGGAAALLAGATLLLPMLGHWAVGALALLIIWGIGYGAVPVSSQAWFAKAAPDVPEAASVLFTASFQATISLGALAGGLVVDRASPATVMLLGGLTAALVIVAVSAHAAQRRTWPDR from the coding sequence GTGTCCACAGTCCTCACCTCTCCCCCGACACCCGTCCGCACCCCGCTGACCGGCTGGCTCGCCGTGGTCTCGGTGACGATCGGCATCTTCGCCATCGTCACCACCGAGATTCTGCCGATCGGCCTGCTCACCTCGATCGGCGCCGACTTCACCGTCTCCGACGGCATGGCCGGGCTGATGATGACCATGCCGGGGCTGGTCGCGGCCGTCGCCGCGCCGGTGGCGACCGTCGCCACCGGGCGGATCGATCGACGGGTCATGCTGTGCCTGTTCATGTTCCTGCTCGTGCTGGCCAACGCGCTGGTGGCAGTCGCACCGGCGTACTGGGTCGTGCTGGTGTCCCGGGTGCTGGTCGGCGTCGCCGTCGGCGGGTTCTGGTCCATCGCGGCCGGGCTGGCCGAGCGTCTGGTCCCCGCGGCATCGGTGCGCCGGGCCAACGCGGTGATCTTCTCCTCGGTGCCGCTCGGCTCGGTGCTCGGCGTACCCGCGGGCACCTTGCTCGGCGAGATCGCGGGCTGGCGAACGACATTCGTGGTCGTCGGCGTCGTCACGGCCGTGGTGCTTGGCATGCTGGTGGCGTTCCTGCCGCCGCTGCCCGCTCGTCAGGTCACCCGTGCGTCCGTGCTGCGCGGTCTGCTTCGCGGGGGCACTACTCGATTCGCCTTGCTGGCAACCTTTCTCGTCGTGCTGGCGCATTTCGGCGCTTACACCTATGTCACGCCGTTCCTCGAACAGGTGACCAAGCTGGGGCCGGGCATGGTAACGCTGCTGCTCCTGATCTATGGTGCGGCAGGCATTCTCGGTAACTTCCTCGGCGGCGCCATGATCGAGCGGCGGCCACACGCCACCTTCGGTGGTGCCGCGGCCTTACTGGCGGGTGCCACGCTGCTACTGCCGATGCTCGGCCACTGGGCGGTGGGCGCGCTGGCGTTGTTGATCATCTGGGGCATCGGGTACGGCGCGGTGCCGGTGTCCTCGCAAGCCTGGTTCGCCAAGGCCGCGCCGGACGTACCGGAGGCGGCATCGGTGCTGTTCACCGCCTCGTTCCAGGCGACGATCTCGCTCGGCGCGCTGGCCGGCGGCCTCGTGGTCGACCGCGCCTCGCCCGCCACCGTCATGCTGCTCGGCGGGCTCACCGCGGCGCTGGTGATCGTCGCGGTGTCGGCCCATGCCGCCCAACGGCGCACCTGGCCGGATCGATGA
- a CDS encoding PaaI family thioesterase yields the protein MIDETGTALFHQTMPFTKQLGIEVLEHGPALVRSRIAWDESLCTVGGVVHGGVLMSLADATGAVCAYLNLPEGKQGTTTVESKTNFVRAVRTGYATASSTPLHAGRSFIVVETEIRDDADKLVAKVTQTQAVL from the coding sequence ATGATCGACGAGACGGGCACCGCGCTTTTCCATCAGACCATGCCGTTCACCAAGCAGCTCGGCATCGAGGTGCTCGAGCACGGACCCGCGCTGGTGCGCAGCCGCATCGCCTGGGACGAGTCTTTGTGCACGGTGGGCGGTGTCGTGCACGGCGGCGTGCTGATGTCCTTGGCGGACGCCACCGGTGCGGTGTGCGCGTACCTGAATCTGCCGGAAGGTAAGCAGGGCACCACCACGGTCGAGTCGAAGACGAACTTCGTGCGCGCGGTCCGCACCGGCTACGCGACGGCCTCATCGACCCCGTTGCACGCGGGGCGCTCGTTCATCGTGGTGGAGACCGAAATTCGCGATGACGCGGACAAGCTCGTCGCGAAGGTGACCCAGACCCAGGCCGTGCTGTAG
- a CDS encoding MAB_1171c family putative transporter — translation MAAPLTGVLAWPAIGFVAIVLVGRMALVRDTVSDRLLNRMFLWSLAGLLLYRCATMPGMVGLAHQLALGCNIMVFLCVYGIALLWQPEADSASVSRRQWICVVVAGGCVGVMLLAGTSARNDDRMVDLTLDLEGIVVWTAYVVPLAVTAFLITRWCVREIRFGDLTGRAKFVCYGLIGGNVVLAVNWSISLVQLAVGSSPLGSHPLRMELAFTICIVNDAAFLGMPVLRSLIVRAGWDRDGRRCRQLRPLWRDLTAAVPQIVMPPVPQARIQDGGPSRLFRMSVEIRDALLQLGPYFHAAPVGNGALPAQPGLEGDMAYYVQRLDYAVQARKAGVAPADSAAVPQLPRAGSDFSADLQQLLDLAMAWSKRSPAHGSSRLPAVSGQALVGGTAKS, via the coding sequence ATGGCCGCCCCGCTCACCGGAGTCCTCGCATGGCCGGCGATCGGATTCGTTGCCATCGTCCTGGTGGGCCGAATGGCGCTCGTCCGGGACACCGTTTCGGATCGGCTGCTCAATCGGATGTTCCTGTGGAGCCTCGCTGGGCTGCTGCTCTACCGGTGCGCCACGATGCCGGGGATGGTCGGGCTGGCACACCAGCTCGCGCTCGGGTGCAACATCATGGTCTTCCTGTGCGTGTACGGCATCGCTTTGCTGTGGCAGCCAGAGGCGGATTCGGCGAGTGTTTCGCGCCGCCAATGGATTTGCGTGGTAGTCGCCGGTGGCTGCGTCGGTGTGATGCTGCTCGCCGGGACGTCGGCGCGCAACGACGATCGAATGGTCGATCTGACGCTCGACCTCGAGGGGATTGTCGTCTGGACGGCCTACGTCGTACCGCTGGCCGTCACCGCGTTCCTGATCACTCGGTGGTGCGTTCGCGAGATCAGGTTCGGCGACCTCACCGGTCGGGCGAAGTTCGTCTGCTACGGCCTGATCGGCGGCAACGTCGTGCTGGCGGTCAATTGGTCGATCTCGTTGGTGCAGTTGGCCGTCGGCTCGTCGCCCCTGGGATCACACCCGTTGCGCATGGAGTTGGCCTTCACCATCTGCATCGTCAACGACGCGGCGTTCCTCGGCATGCCCGTGCTCCGTAGCCTGATCGTCCGGGCCGGTTGGGATCGGGACGGACGCCGCTGCCGTCAGCTGCGCCCACTCTGGCGCGACCTCACCGCGGCGGTGCCCCAGATAGTGATGCCGCCGGTGCCACAGGCGCGGATCCAGGATGGCGGCCCCAGCCGTCTGTTCCGGATGAGCGTCGAAATACGCGATGCGCTACTGCAACTGGGGCCTTACTTCCATGCCGCGCCTGTGGGCAACGGCGCGTTGCCCGCCCAGCCGGGACTCGAGGGCGACATGGCCTATTACGTGCAGCGGCTCGACTACGCGGTCCAGGCGAGGAAAGCCGGTGTGGCGCCCGCCGATTCCGCTGCCGTCCCGCAGTTGCCGAGGGCGGGTAGCGATTTCAGCGCCGATCTTCAGCAACTGCTCGACCTGGCTATGGCGTGGTCGAAACGGTCACCTGCTCACGGCTCCTCGCGGCTGCCCGCGGTATCCGGGCAGGCACTTGTCGGCGGCACGGCGAAGTCGTGA
- a CDS encoding MFS transporter yields the protein MYWESRHMGYHMADMPMDAAMISGMVLIVIGLVVTAYGLVPVGAQRDKVANLQVRALDDAPINRVHVVLLLVMAAAITIDVMKPTTLAFVVPGMAKEYDLRTATNPGGSLPAALLPLVGITGTVIGSFLWGWLGDRIGRKAAILLAGVFFVATSVCGAMPSFELNLLMCLLMGISAGGMLPIAFTLLAETIPARHRGWLMVLIGGDIAGAYVITSWLSSTIGDTYGWRVMWLIGFPTGLLVILLTRWVPESPRFLLALGRRKEAEDVLRVYHASIVPVEKSELTVEAGVKAGYRRLLQAPFAGITTVLVLVGLGVGLVVYGFQLWLPTNLRQLGYSGVSADQILRDSALIGFPLNFLVAYCYHRSSKWTMVTLSAMLAVSLFGFVAFGDSVADNKVLLYALLIPPIWGASSVVAVLIAYGAEAYPTRIRSRGTGLAAGMSKAGGIIVIALVVLAVATPSISMTALISAVPMTIAAAAGIAFLIETRRRSLEEITAEELRVAV from the coding sequence ATGTACTGGGAATCCAGGCACATGGGCTATCACATGGCGGATATGCCGATGGACGCCGCCATGATCAGCGGAATGGTGCTGATCGTCATCGGCCTGGTGGTCACCGCCTATGGCCTGGTTCCCGTTGGGGCGCAACGGGACAAGGTGGCGAATCTGCAGGTGCGCGCGCTCGACGATGCCCCGATCAATCGGGTGCACGTCGTGCTGCTGCTGGTGATGGCCGCCGCCATCACGATCGACGTCATGAAGCCGACCACGCTGGCGTTCGTCGTGCCGGGCATGGCCAAGGAATACGACCTGCGTACGGCCACCAATCCTGGCGGCAGTCTGCCCGCCGCGCTGCTGCCGCTCGTCGGCATCACCGGCACGGTGATCGGCTCGTTCCTCTGGGGTTGGCTCGGCGACCGGATCGGCCGCAAGGCGGCGATTCTGCTGGCGGGCGTCTTCTTCGTGGCGACCTCGGTCTGTGGGGCGATGCCGAGCTTCGAGCTGAACCTGCTGATGTGCCTGCTCATGGGCATCAGCGCGGGTGGCATGCTGCCGATCGCGTTCACCCTGCTGGCCGAGACGATTCCGGCCCGTCACCGCGGCTGGCTGATGGTCCTGATCGGCGGCGATATCGCGGGCGCCTACGTCATCACCAGCTGGCTCTCGTCCACCATCGGCGACACCTACGGCTGGCGGGTGATGTGGCTGATCGGATTCCCGACCGGTTTGCTGGTCATTCTGCTGACCCGATGGGTCCCCGAGTCACCGCGCTTCCTGCTCGCACTCGGCCGTCGAAAAGAGGCCGAGGACGTGCTGCGCGTCTATCACGCGTCCATCGTCCCGGTCGAAAAGTCGGAACTCACCGTGGAAGCGGGCGTGAAAGCCGGGTACCGCCGATTGTTGCAGGCGCCGTTCGCCGGCATCACCACCGTGCTCGTGCTGGTCGGCCTCGGTGTCGGCCTGGTGGTGTACGGCTTCCAGCTCTGGTTGCCGACGAACCTGCGCCAGCTCGGGTACAGCGGCGTCTCGGCCGATCAGATCCTGCGCGACTCGGCGTTGATCGGCTTCCCGCTGAATTTCCTGGTGGCGTATTGCTATCACCGGTCCTCGAAGTGGACGATGGTGACGCTGAGCGCGATGCTCGCGGTCTCGCTGTTCGGGTTCGTCGCCTTCGGCGACAGCGTCGCGGACAACAAGGTGCTGCTGTACGCGCTGCTCATTCCGCCGATCTGGGGCGCCAGTTCGGTGGTCGCCGTGCTCATCGCCTACGGCGCCGAGGCCTATCCGACCCGGATACGCTCCCGCGGTACCGGTTTGGCGGCAGGCATGAGCAAGGCGGGCGGCATCATCGTGATCGCGCTCGTGGTGCTCGCCGTGGCCACCCCATCGATTTCGATGACCGCGCTGATCAGCGCCGTACCGATGACCATCGCGGCGGCCGCGGGCATCGCCTTCCTGATCGAGACGCGGCGACGCTCCCTCGAGGAAATCACCGCCGAGGAATTACGCGTGGCCGTCTGA
- a CDS encoding TetR/AcrR family transcriptional regulator: protein MSEGTAGGMITELTAAQHSSAEAMSTALRDRLIDATVQVVSTEGLHALTVRRVSSMCGVSTMAVYSNFGGMPGLIRAAGSAGFALLGARMDEFGVTDDPITDLLVLGLVFRDEAQRRPELFQLMFGTGSQRIDMKINRGNVLVAENDSEFEHYQETFDHVVDAVRRAQEAALIDTPDVRSAAAQLWMGLFGFVQLEMAGHLGDEGLFEVLVPAILNLLVGMGATLDDVGTSLIQAMERFTAEADDPAVPEPS from the coding sequence ATGAGCGAAGGGACGGCTGGGGGGATGATCACCGAATTGACCGCGGCACAGCATTCTTCGGCAGAGGCCATGAGCACCGCGCTGCGTGACCGGCTGATCGACGCGACCGTGCAGGTCGTGTCGACCGAGGGCCTGCACGCCCTCACGGTGCGCCGAGTGTCGAGTATGTGCGGGGTGTCCACGATGGCCGTGTACTCCAACTTCGGCGGCATGCCCGGCCTGATCCGCGCGGCGGGTTCGGCGGGCTTCGCCTTGCTGGGTGCGCGGATGGACGAATTCGGGGTGACCGATGACCCCATCACGGATCTGCTGGTACTCGGGCTGGTGTTCCGCGACGAAGCCCAGCGCCGACCCGAGCTGTTCCAATTGATGTTCGGCACCGGGTCACAACGCATCGACATGAAGATCAATCGCGGCAATGTCCTTGTTGCCGAGAATGATTCGGAGTTCGAGCACTACCAGGAAACATTCGACCACGTGGTGGACGCGGTGCGCAGGGCGCAGGAGGCCGCTCTGATCGATACGCCGGACGTGCGCTCGGCGGCGGCCCAGCTCTGGATGGGCCTGTTCGGCTTCGTCCAGTTGGAGATGGCCGGGCACCTCGGCGACGAGGGCCTGTTCGAAGTGCTGGTGCCCGCGATCCTCAATCTGCTCGTCGGCATGGGCGCCACCTTGGACGACGTGGGGACATCACTGATCCAGGCAATGGAACGGTTCACCGCGGAAGCGGACGATCCGGCCGTTCCCGAGCCGAGTTGA